A stretch of Microbulbifer sp. SAOS-129_SWC DNA encodes these proteins:
- a CDS encoding phosphotransferase, whose translation MSERSTGETDKRRQALARWAGHALQSGGDMALHTLAGDAGFRRYFRAACQPGGNWSSLIAVDSPPSRTNPARFVAVADYLRRHGIHTPLVVAADVEQGFMLLEDLGDCQLLSQLNENSVDGLYGEVLSELLCLQQIPPAGDLFPPYNRELLLTEMRILPEWLAQKLLDYSLGDSEIRMLEDTFALLLDSAAEQPQVLVHRDYHSRNLMLRDGERPGVVDFQDAVWGPVTYDLASLLRDCYVRWPRERVERWALSYAAMAETAGILPAVVPETFLRWFDWMGLQRHIKVLGLFPRLYLRDGKSGYLPDLPLVLRYALEVAGRYDELRPFADWLRGALLPLAERQDWYRDYRHAGERQ comes from the coding sequence ATGAGCGAGCGTTCGACAGGCGAGACAGACAAGCGGCGGCAGGCACTGGCCCGGTGGGCCGGCCACGCGCTGCAGAGCGGTGGCGACATGGCGCTGCACACGCTGGCGGGTGATGCCGGTTTCCGCCGCTACTTCCGTGCGGCCTGCCAACCGGGTGGCAACTGGTCGAGCCTGATCGCGGTGGACTCGCCGCCGAGCCGCACCAATCCGGCCCGCTTTGTGGCCGTAGCCGACTATTTGCGCCGCCATGGTATCCACACGCCGCTGGTGGTAGCCGCGGACGTCGAGCAGGGCTTTATGCTGCTCGAGGATCTGGGCGACTGCCAGCTGCTCAGCCAGTTGAATGAAAACAGTGTCGATGGCCTTTACGGCGAGGTGCTGAGCGAACTGCTGTGCCTGCAGCAGATACCGCCGGCGGGCGATCTCTTCCCGCCCTACAACCGCGAGCTGCTGCTTACCGAGATGCGCATTCTGCCGGAGTGGCTGGCGCAGAAGCTGCTCGACTACTCGCTGGGCGACAGCGAAATCCGCATGCTCGAGGACACCTTTGCACTGCTGCTGGATTCGGCTGCGGAACAGCCGCAGGTGCTGGTGCACCGCGACTACCACAGTCGCAACCTCATGTTGCGAGACGGCGAGCGCCCGGGCGTGGTGGATTTTCAGGACGCGGTCTGGGGTCCGGTGACCTACGACCTGGCGTCGCTGCTGCGCGACTGTTATGTGCGCTGGCCGCGGGAGCGGGTCGAGCGCTGGGCACTGTCCTACGCGGCGATGGCGGAGACCGCGGGTATCCTGCCGGCGGTGGTGCCGGAGACCTTCCTGCGCTGGTTCGACTGGATGGGGCTGCAGCGCCATATCAAGGTGTTGGGGCTGTTTCCGCGCCTATACCTGCGCGACGGCAAGAGCGGCTATCTGCCGGACCTGCCACTGGTGCTCCGCTATGCGCTGGAGGTGGCCGGGCGCTACGATGAATTGAGACCCTTCGCCGACTGGCTGCGGGGAGCGCTGCTGCCACTGGCAGAGCGCCAGGACTGGTACCGCGATTACCGCCACGCCGGCGAGCGCCAATAA
- the murU gene encoding N-acetylmuramate alpha-1-phosphate uridylyltransferase MurU — MNDSDKPQTTDVSAVPTAMVLAAGFGKRMRPLTDHTPKPLLPLAGKPLIEYAVERLARIGVRRVVINLGHLGDKIRDYLGDGERWGLDIRYSVEDAPLETAGGILQALPLLGERPFLVVNGDVWCDFDLAQWLARPLPAGCPGRLLMVPNPPHNPEGDFGIDGGLLSGTSKPRYTFAGISWLAPEILRDYPKARPCFGLGEVFTYNEDRLQAELYQGDWCDVGTPERLERLEHRLTE, encoded by the coding sequence ATGAACGATTCCGACAAACCGCAGACCACCGATGTATCCGCTGTCCCTACCGCCATGGTGCTGGCGGCCGGATTCGGCAAGCGCATGCGCCCGCTCACCGATCACACACCCAAGCCGCTGCTGCCGCTGGCCGGCAAGCCGCTGATCGAGTATGCCGTCGAGCGCCTGGCGCGTATCGGCGTGCGCCGGGTGGTGATCAATCTCGGTCACCTCGGCGACAAGATCCGCGATTATCTCGGCGACGGCGAGCGCTGGGGGCTGGATATCCGCTATTCCGTCGAAGACGCCCCGCTGGAGACCGCCGGCGGCATACTGCAGGCGCTGCCACTGCTCGGTGAGCGCCCCTTCCTGGTGGTCAACGGCGATGTCTGGTGCGATTTCGACCTGGCCCAGTGGCTGGCGCGGCCGCTGCCGGCCGGTTGCCCGGGGCGCCTGCTGATGGTGCCGAATCCGCCCCACAACCCCGAGGGCGACTTCGGCATCGACGGCGGCCTGCTCTCGGGCACCAGCAAGCCGCGCTATACCTTTGCCGGTATCAGCTGGCTGGCCCCGGAGATACTGCGCGATTACCCGAAGGCGCGCCCGTGCTTCGGCCTCGGCGAAGTCTTTACCTACAACGAAGATCGGCTGCAGGCGGAACTCTACCAAGGCGACTGGTGCGACGTGGGGACCCCCGAACGCCTCGAGCGCCTCGAGCACCGCTTGACCGAGTAA
- the rpe gene encoding ribulose-phosphate 3-epimerase has protein sequence MPANTTPEYVIAPSILSADFARLGEEVDAVLAAGADWIHFDVMDNHYVPNLTIGPMVCQALRKHGVEAPIDVHLMVEPVDDMIRMFADAGATSITFHPEASRHVDRSLQLIQSLGCKAGLVFNPATGLDAAKYVMDKLDMLLLMSVNPGFGGQKFIPATLDKLREARALIDASGRDVRLEIDGGVTRDNIGEIAAAGADTFVAGSAIFNAGDYRGAIDAMRGQLK, from the coding sequence ATGCCCGCGAATACCACCCCGGAATACGTCATTGCCCCGTCGATCCTGTCCGCCGACTTCGCCCGCCTGGGCGAGGAAGTGGATGCGGTGCTGGCTGCCGGCGCCGACTGGATCCACTTCGATGTGATGGACAATCACTATGTGCCCAACCTGACCATCGGCCCGATGGTATGCCAGGCGCTGCGCAAGCACGGGGTTGAGGCACCCATCGACGTGCACCTGATGGTGGAGCCGGTGGACGACATGATCCGCATGTTCGCCGATGCCGGCGCCACCTCGATCACCTTCCATCCGGAGGCGTCGCGCCACGTGGATCGCTCGCTGCAGCTGATCCAGAGCCTCGGCTGCAAGGCGGGCCTGGTATTCAATCCGGCTACCGGCCTGGACGCGGCCAAGTACGTGATGGACAAGCTGGATATGCTCCTGCTGATGTCGGTCAACCCGGGGTTCGGTGGGCAGAAGTTCATCCCCGCCACGCTGGACAAGCTGCGTGAGGCGCGGGCACTGATCGATGCCTCGGGGCGCGATGTGCGCCTGGAGATCGACGGCGGCGTCACCCGCGACAATATCGGCGAGATTGCCGCCGCCGGTGCCGACACTTTTGTCGCCGGCTCGGCAATCTTCAATGCCGGCGACTACCGCGGCGCCATCGACGCCATGCGTGGACAGCTCAAATAG
- the trpE gene encoding anthranilate synthase component I has translation MTPSEYAQLASAGYNRIPLVRRVLADIETPLSTYLKLANGRYSYLFESVQGGEKWGRYSIIGLPARTLLRVRGHKITVERDGEVVEQCESADPLAFVEAFQGRYRVPELPGLPRFNGGLVGYFGYDCVRYIEPRLADSTPPDTLGNPDILLMVSDELVVFDNLAGAVIFIVHANPEQDGDYERAGARLDELVGRLAQPLPDTVPLDLDGNAIDESAFHSHFGEEAFKRAVGKVKEYVLAGDVMQVVPSQRLSADFDAPPLNLYRALRSLNPSPYMYFLDLDDHQVVGSSPEILVHLEDGEMTVRPLAGTRRRGATEEEDAALEQELLADPKEIAEHLMLIDLGRNDVGRVAETGSVKVTEQMVVERYSHVMHITSNVAGQLKSGLSAIDALRAALPAGTLSGAPKIRAMEIIDELEPEKRGIYGGAVGYLAWNGNMDTAIAIRTAVIKDGKLYIQAGAGLVADSDPQSEWDETMNKARALFRAAAMALAGKKPTPESSREDIAQ, from the coding sequence ATGACCCCAAGTGAATACGCCCAACTTGCGTCCGCGGGTTACAACCGCATACCGTTGGTGCGCCGTGTGCTGGCGGATATCGAAACGCCGCTATCCACCTACCTGAAACTGGCCAACGGCCGCTATAGCTACCTGTTCGAATCCGTACAGGGCGGCGAGAAGTGGGGGCGCTACTCGATCATCGGCCTGCCGGCGCGCACGCTGCTACGCGTGCGTGGGCACAAAATCACCGTCGAGCGCGATGGCGAGGTGGTCGAGCAGTGCGAATCGGCCGACCCGCTCGCGTTCGTGGAGGCGTTCCAGGGCCGCTATCGGGTGCCGGAGCTGCCCGGCCTGCCGCGCTTCAACGGCGGCCTGGTGGGCTACTTCGGCTACGACTGCGTGCGCTATATCGAGCCGCGCCTGGCCGACAGCACGCCGCCGGACACGCTCGGCAACCCGGATATCCTGTTGATGGTCAGCGACGAGCTGGTGGTTTTCGACAACCTGGCCGGCGCAGTGATCTTTATCGTGCATGCCAATCCAGAGCAGGACGGCGACTACGAGCGCGCCGGTGCGCGCCTCGATGAGTTGGTGGGCAGGCTGGCGCAGCCGTTGCCGGATACGGTACCGCTGGATCTGGACGGCAACGCGATCGACGAATCCGCGTTCCACTCCCATTTCGGCGAAGAGGCATTCAAGCGCGCCGTCGGCAAGGTCAAGGAATACGTGCTGGCCGGCGATGTCATGCAGGTGGTGCCGTCGCAGCGGCTGTCCGCCGATTTCGATGCGCCGCCGCTGAACCTGTACCGCGCGCTACGCAGCCTCAACCCGTCCCCGTACATGTATTTCCTCGATCTCGACGATCACCAGGTGGTGGGGTCCAGCCCGGAGATTCTGGTGCATCTGGAAGACGGCGAGATGACCGTGCGCCCGCTGGCCGGCACCCGCCGCCGCGGGGCTACCGAGGAGGAGGATGCAGCGCTGGAGCAAGAGCTGCTCGCCGATCCCAAAGAGATCGCCGAGCACCTGATGCTGATCGATCTGGGCCGCAACGACGTCGGCCGCGTGGCCGAGACCGGCAGTGTCAAAGTCACCGAGCAGATGGTGGTGGAGCGCTATTCTCACGTGATGCACATCACGTCCAATGTGGCCGGCCAGCTCAAGAGCGGTCTCAGCGCTATCGACGCGCTGCGCGCCGCGCTGCCGGCCGGCACCCTGTCCGGCGCGCCCAAGATCCGCGCGATGGAGATCATCGACGAGCTGGAGCCGGAAAAGCGCGGGATCTACGGCGGCGCGGTGGGCTACCTGGCCTGGAACGGCAATATGGATACCGCCATCGCCATCCGCACCGCAGTGATCAAGGACGGCAAACTGTACATCCAGGCCGGCGCCGGTCTGGTGGCCGATTCGGACCCCCAATCCGAGTGGGACGAAACCATGAACAAGGCCCGCGCGCTGTTCCGCGCCGCCGCCATGGCATTGGCAGGCAAAAAGCCGACACCCGAAAGCAGCCGTGAGGATATTGCGCAATGA
- a CDS encoding aminodeoxychorismate/anthranilate synthase component II: MILMIDNYDSFTWNVVQYLAELGADVVVKRNDEITVEDIDALAPEKIVISPGPCTPNEAGISLETIRRFAGQVPILGICLGHQSIGQVFGGRVVRAGKVMHGKTSQIVHNNLGVFHGLSNPFEATRYHSLVVEKGSLPDCLEVTAWTETESGEIEEIMGLRHRELAVEGVQFHPESILTQHGHDMLRNFLEQ; the protein is encoded by the coding sequence ATGATTCTGATGATCGACAACTACGACTCCTTTACCTGGAACGTGGTGCAGTACCTGGCGGAGTTGGGCGCGGATGTGGTGGTCAAGCGCAACGACGAGATTACCGTCGAGGATATCGACGCGCTGGCCCCGGAGAAAATTGTTATTTCGCCCGGTCCCTGTACGCCGAACGAAGCGGGCATCTCGCTGGAGACCATCCGCCGCTTTGCCGGGCAGGTGCCGATCCTCGGCATCTGCCTGGGTCACCAGAGTATCGGCCAGGTGTTCGGCGGCCGCGTGGTGCGTGCGGGCAAGGTCATGCACGGCAAGACATCGCAGATAGTGCACAACAACCTGGGGGTGTTCCACGGCCTGTCGAACCCGTTCGAAGCGACCCGCTATCACTCGCTGGTGGTGGAAAAGGGCAGCCTGCCGGACTGTCTGGAAGTCACCGCCTGGACCGAAACCGAATCCGGTGAAATCGAGGAAATCATGGGCCTGCGCCACCGCGAGCTGGCGGTGGAGGGTGTGCAGTTTCACCCGGAGTCCATCCTGACGCAGCACGGTCACGATATGTTGCGGAATTTTCTCGAGCAGTAG
- the trpD gene encoding anthranilate phosphoribosyltransferase — MNIQQAIAKLVDGEHLSRAEMRTTMGQIMNGDAEDAQIGALLVALRMRGETVDEIAGAVQVMRELATKVELDLTNAVDIVGTGGDGANLFNVSSAASFVAAAAGARVAKHGNRSVSSSSGAADLLERAGIFLELTPAQVARCVDTIGVGFMFAPSYHSAMRHAIGARRALGLRTIFNLLGPLTNPAGVTRQVIGVYDRAYCRILAEVLQSLGAEHALIVHSDDGLDEVSLAADTHAVELKNGELYELVIRPEDFGIERRSLEGLSVSGSEESLALINAALTGDGAAAAQKAADVIAINAGLAIYVSGVADSAEQGVAMAQDAIASGLAAEKIKDLAAFTSAFRPVVGVGEEQP; from the coding sequence ATGAATATCCAACAGGCCATCGCCAAGCTGGTCGATGGCGAACACCTGAGCCGCGCGGAGATGCGCACTACCATGGGCCAGATCATGAACGGCGACGCCGAGGATGCGCAGATTGGCGCATTGCTGGTAGCGCTGCGCATGCGCGGCGAGACCGTCGATGAAATCGCCGGCGCGGTGCAGGTCATGCGCGAGCTGGCCACCAAGGTGGAGCTGGACCTGACCAATGCGGTGGACATCGTCGGCACTGGCGGTGACGGCGCCAACCTGTTCAACGTCTCCAGCGCAGCCAGTTTCGTCGCCGCGGCCGCGGGCGCGCGGGTGGCCAAGCACGGGAACCGCTCGGTCTCGTCCAGCAGCGGTGCCGCCGATCTGCTCGAGCGCGCGGGCATTTTCCTGGAACTGACCCCGGCGCAGGTGGCCCGCTGCGTGGACACCATCGGCGTCGGCTTTATGTTCGCGCCCAGTTACCACAGCGCCATGCGCCACGCGATCGGCGCGCGCCGCGCACTGGGGCTGCGCACCATCTTCAATCTGCTCGGCCCGCTGACCAACCCCGCCGGCGTGACCCGGCAGGTAATCGGCGTCTACGACCGCGCCTACTGCCGCATTCTGGCGGAAGTGCTGCAGAGCCTCGGCGCCGAGCACGCATTGATTGTGCACAGCGACGACGGTCTCGACGAGGTCAGCCTGGCCGCCGACACCCACGCCGTGGAACTGAAAAATGGCGAGCTGTACGAGCTGGTCATCCGCCCCGAGGATTTCGGCATCGAGCGCCGCAGCCTCGAAGGTTTGTCGGTTTCCGGCTCCGAGGAATCGCTGGCGCTGATCAACGCGGCCCTGACCGGCGATGGCGCCGCGGCGGCGCAGAAGGCGGCCGATGTCATCGCGATCAATGCGGGCCTGGCGATTTATGTCAGCGGCGTGGCCGACAGCGCGGAACAGGGCGTGGCCATGGCCCAGGACGCCATTGCCAGCGGCCTGGCGGCGGAAAAAATCAAAGATCTGGCCGCGTTTACCAGTGCCTTCCGGCCCGTGGTTGGCGTGGGGGAGGAGCAGCCATGA
- the trpC gene encoding indole-3-glycerol phosphate synthase TrpC: MSTPTILKTIIERKWQEIAERKQQCSLEEMRVRALDQPPARGFVAALEARITAGDAAVIAEIKKASPSKGVIRPDFIPAEIATSYEKGGAACLSVLTDVDFFQGSDAYLQQARNAVRLPVLRKDFTVDPYQVCEARAIGADCILLIAACLEDGQMRDLNGLAQELGLDVLVEVHDRAELERALVLPNRLIGINNRNLHTFDVQLETTFKLLDLVPDDRIVVTESGIHTTDDVAAMRGHNVNAFLVGEAFMREPEPGRKLVEMFN, translated from the coding sequence GTGAGTACACCGACTATTCTAAAAACCATCATCGAGCGCAAATGGCAGGAAATCGCCGAGCGTAAGCAACAGTGTTCTCTGGAGGAGATGCGGGTGCGGGCACTGGACCAGCCGCCGGCACGCGGTTTTGTCGCCGCGCTGGAAGCGCGCATCACTGCCGGCGACGCGGCGGTGATCGCCGAGATCAAAAAGGCCTCGCCGAGCAAGGGGGTGATCCGCCCGGATTTTATCCCCGCAGAAATTGCGACCAGCTATGAAAAGGGCGGCGCGGCCTGCTTGTCGGTACTGACCGATGTGGACTTTTTCCAGGGCAGCGACGCCTACCTGCAACAGGCACGCAATGCGGTGCGCCTGCCGGTGCTGCGCAAGGACTTCACCGTGGATCCCTACCAGGTGTGCGAGGCGCGCGCGATCGGTGCCGACTGCATCCTGCTGATCGCCGCCTGTCTCGAAGACGGCCAGATGCGCGACCTGAACGGCCTGGCGCAGGAACTGGGACTGGATGTGCTGGTGGAAGTGCACGATCGCGCGGAGCTGGAGCGGGCGCTGGTTCTGCCGAACCGTCTCATCGGTATCAATAACCGCAATCTGCACACCTTCGACGTGCAGCTGGAAACCACGTTCAAGCTGCTGGATCTGGTACCGGATGACCGTATCGTGGTCACCGAGAGCGGTATTCACACCACCGACGATGTCGCGGCCATGCGCGGCCACAACGTCAATGCATTCCTGGTGGGCGAGGCGTTTATGCGCGAGCCGGAGCCGGGGCGCAAGCTGGTGGAAATGTTTAATTAA
- the crp gene encoding cAMP-activated global transcriptional regulator CRP, with amino-acid sequence MTVATEEPMNTGNIEDFLAHCHRRRYPAKSTIIYAGDRCESLYFIMRGSVTVLIEDDEGREMIVAYLNDGDFFGEMGLFDQDTRSAWVRTKTECEVAEISYSKFQELSRQHPEFLFSLATQMAGRLRNTTRKVGDLAFLDVTGRVARTLLDLCNEPDAMTHPEGMQIKITRQEIGRIVGCSREMVGRVLKTLEEQGLVSVKGKTMVVYGTR; translated from the coding sequence GTGACGGTTGCTACAGAAGAACCCATGAATACCGGTAATATCGAAGACTTCCTGGCCCACTGCCACCGCCGCCGCTATCCGGCCAAGAGCACGATCATCTATGCCGGCGACCGCTGCGAGTCCCTGTACTTCATCATGCGCGGCTCCGTGACCGTGCTGATCGAGGACGATGAAGGCCGCGAGATGATCGTCGCTTACCTGAATGACGGCGACTTCTTCGGCGAGATGGGTCTGTTCGATCAGGATACCCGCAGCGCCTGGGTGCGCACCAAGACCGAGTGCGAAGTGGCGGAGATCTCCTATTCCAAATTCCAGGAGCTGAGCCGTCAGCATCCGGAATTTCTGTTCTCGCTGGCCACCCAGATGGCCGGCCGCCTGCGCAACACCACCCGCAAGGTCGGCGACCTGGCGTTCCTCGACGTCACTGGCCGCGTCGCGCGCACCCTGCTGGATCTGTGCAACGAACCGGACGCGATGACCCACCCGGAAGGTATGCAGATCAAGATCACCCGCCAGGAAATTGGTCGCATCGTCGGCTGCTCGCGGGAAATGGTCGGCCGCGTACTGAAGACTCTGGAGGAACAGGGTCTGGTATCGGTGAAGGGCAAGACGATGGTGGTCTACGGAACCCGCTGA
- a CDS encoding OsmC family protein codes for MQGKVTWVDGLTFVGESGSGNSVVMEGGVKNNGIRPMEMILLGVGGCASYDVVSILQKARQEVISCHCELNGERPDTTPAPFSRIEMEFVVRGRGIKEAQVKRAVELSADKYCSASIMLKNAGVEIVHSYRIEEI; via the coding sequence ATGCAGGGCAAAGTTACCTGGGTAGATGGTCTCACGTTTGTCGGCGAATCCGGCAGTGGGAACTCTGTGGTCATGGAAGGGGGTGTCAAGAATAACGGCATCCGGCCGATGGAGATGATTCTGCTGGGGGTGGGTGGTTGTGCCTCCTACGACGTGGTCAGCATTTTGCAGAAGGCGCGCCAGGAGGTGATCTCCTGTCACTGCGAATTGAACGGCGAACGCCCGGACACTACGCCGGCGCCCTTTTCCCGTATCGAGATGGAGTTCGTCGTGCGTGGCCGCGGTATCAAGGAGGCGCAGGTGAAGCGCGCGGTGGAGCTGTCTGCAGACAAGTACTGCTCGGCGTCGATCATGCTGAAAAACGCCGGTGTTGAAATCGTGCACAGCTACCGCATCGAAGAGATCTGA
- the coq7 gene encoding 2-polyprenyl-3-methyl-6-methoxy-1,4-benzoquinone monooxygenase — protein sequence MSERKLTGLDRLLLQADRALRTLSPGAPCHARPSPGKSEAETELSDAERRHAAGLMRVNHSGEVCAQALYQGQALTAKLPEVRGEMEQAADEEIDHLAWCEQRLRELDSRPSLLNPLWYGLSFGLGAAAGKVSDRISLGFVAATEEQVCKHLESHLQHLPAEDRRSRAVVEQMLVDEEEHGHAALAAGGARFPAPLKGVMTLVSKVMTSASYKI from the coding sequence GTGAGCGAACGCAAACTGACTGGCCTCGATCGATTGCTGCTGCAGGCGGACCGCGCGCTGCGCACTCTGAGCCCCGGCGCGCCGTGCCATGCGCGGCCGTCACCGGGTAAAAGCGAGGCGGAGACCGAACTCAGCGATGCCGAGCGCCGCCACGCGGCCGGCCTGATGCGCGTCAATCACAGCGGTGAGGTCTGCGCCCAGGCCCTCTACCAGGGCCAGGCGCTGACCGCCAAACTGCCGGAAGTGCGCGGTGAGATGGAGCAGGCTGCGGACGAGGAAATCGATCACCTGGCCTGGTGCGAACAGCGCCTGCGGGAGCTCGACAGCCGGCCGAGCCTGCTGAACCCGCTCTGGTACGGCCTGTCGTTCGGTCTCGGCGCCGCCGCCGGCAAGGTCAGTGACCGGATCAGTCTCGGTTTTGTCGCCGCTACCGAGGAGCAGGTGTGCAAGCATCTGGAGAGCCACCTGCAACACCTGCCGGCGGAGGACCGCAGGAGCCGTGCGGTGGTCGAGCAGATGCTGGTGGACGAAGAGGAACACGGCCACGCCGCCCTGGCGGCCGGCGGCGCACGTTTCCCGGCGCCGCTGAAAGGCGTGATGACACTGGTCTCCAAGGTGATGACCTCGGCCAGCTATAAGATCTAG
- the purD gene encoding phosphoribosylamine--glycine ligase: MNVLVIGAGGREHALAWKVAQNPAVDTVFVAPGNAGTAREPKLQNVAIGVDNFSALAEFAEDNDVELTIVGPEAPLVDGIVDFFNGRGLAIFGPSKDAAQLEGSKAFTKDFLERQQIPTAAYRNFTEIEPAIAYIHQMGAPIVVKADGLAAGKGVIVAETEQQAELAVRDMLSGNAFGDAGCRVVIEEFLTGEEASFIVMVDGENILPMATSQDHKRVGDGDTGPNTGGMGAYSPAPVVTNSVYQRIMAEVIEPTVKGLAAEGMPYTGFLYAGLMIDADGAPKVIEYNCRFGDPETQPIMMRLKSDLVELCQAALDKRLDQISAEWDSRPALGVVLAANGYPGSYRKGDAITGLDRADSDNAKVFHAGTALDGERVVTSGGRVLCATALGDTVAEAQANAYQAAKAIHWDGVFFRKDIGYRAIAREEATAS; encoded by the coding sequence ATGAATGTATTGGTAATCGGCGCTGGCGGCCGCGAGCACGCCCTGGCCTGGAAAGTGGCCCAGAACCCCGCTGTCGACACCGTCTTCGTGGCGCCGGGTAACGCCGGCACCGCACGGGAGCCCAAACTGCAGAACGTCGCCATCGGCGTCGACAACTTCTCCGCGCTGGCGGAATTCGCCGAGGACAACGACGTCGAGCTGACCATTGTCGGCCCCGAGGCACCACTGGTGGACGGCATCGTCGACTTCTTCAACGGCCGCGGCCTGGCCATCTTCGGCCCCAGCAAGGACGCCGCCCAGCTGGAGGGCTCCAAAGCCTTCACCAAGGACTTCCTCGAGCGCCAACAGATCCCCACTGCCGCCTACCGCAATTTCACCGAGATCGAGCCGGCAATCGCCTATATCCACCAGATGGGTGCTCCCATCGTGGTCAAGGCCGACGGCCTGGCCGCCGGCAAGGGCGTGATCGTGGCCGAGACCGAACAGCAGGCAGAACTCGCGGTGCGCGACATGCTGTCCGGCAACGCCTTCGGCGACGCGGGCTGCCGCGTGGTGATCGAGGAGTTTCTGACGGGCGAGGAAGCCAGCTTCATCGTCATGGTGGACGGCGAAAACATACTGCCGATGGCCACCAGCCAGGACCACAAACGCGTCGGCGACGGCGATACCGGCCCCAATACCGGCGGTATGGGCGCCTACTCACCGGCGCCGGTGGTTACCAACAGCGTCTACCAGCGCATCATGGCCGAGGTCATCGAACCGACCGTCAAAGGTCTGGCCGCCGAGGGCATGCCCTACACCGGCTTCCTCTACGCGGGCCTGATGATCGACGCCGACGGTGCACCCAAGGTGATCGAGTACAACTGCCGCTTCGGCGATCCGGAGACCCAGCCGATCATGATGCGCCTCAAGTCCGACCTGGTGGAGCTGTGCCAGGCGGCCCTGGACAAGCGCCTCGACCAGATCAGCGCCGAGTGGGACTCCCGCCCGGCCCTCGGCGTAGTACTCGCCGCCAACGGCTATCCCGGCAGCTACCGCAAGGGCGATGCCATCACCGGCCTCGACCGCGCCGACAGCGACAACGCCAAGGTCTTCCATGCGGGTACGGCGCTGGACGGCGAACGCGTGGTGACCAGTGGCGGTCGCGTACTCTGCGCCACCGCCCTCGGCGATACGGTCGCCGAAGCCCAGGCCAATGCCTACCAGGCGGCCAAGGCGATCCACTGGGACGGTGTTTTCTTCCGCAAGGACATCGGCTATCGCGCCATTGCGCGCGAGGAAGCCACGGCCAGCTGA